In Drosophila santomea strain STO CAGO 1482 chromosome 2L, Prin_Dsan_1.1, whole genome shotgun sequence, a single window of DNA contains:
- the LOC122756499 gene encoding uncharacterized protein LOC122756499 — MNAFLSERYRTLEAIEDMKPTQAVPKRLQSFETKVSTKQKGCDLCSKENHPQPPRPSSRNESASTSAVQTFFASGTSAVLLSTAIIDVCHLGTNYRARALIDSGSEATFISERLFNLIKLPFRNTQTQVSGLNHSVSAKSSKLCHFGIRSPTKPGLQLDTEAYLLPELSGKLPSYPIPRNSLKDLPALHWADPTFFESSQIDVLIGADILPSIMMDGTRQNICGSLLGQETIFGKFWEVEDLPVKMVKESDSYCERNFLQTTTKDASGRYVVTVPFRDPENTGSDLGYSRSIALAQFLRNENRLKRDFPLKEQYDSVIQEYLDLVTFGVNCAPFHAIRVLQQLAEDIQVPFPNASRIIQQHMYVDDVLAGANSVNEARSSIRELQAALSASGFPLRKWTSNNKSVLKDVPVENLLHSEFLDIDAESTAKTLGIRWRARSDEFYFVPPEIVVEPSYTKREVLSQIARLFDPAGWLAPFIIRSKMFMQEIWLQNLGWDDKLPTEMSQRWQSILEEYSDLNQIRVPRWIWYQPEVIIEHHGFRDASQRAYGAAIYISVEMGQKILTRLLTAKTRVAPVKTVSLPRLELCSAVLLTEMVTAILPHMPSASSDIRCWTDSTIVLAWLRKPACNWTTFVANRVAKITQATPVDCWAHVRSEQNSADLSSRGVSLHELAENHLWWHGPEWLQGPRELWPAQSDTLPVTELEQRAVKVHFVKAPSIDFLERFSKLDKSLRVLVYVQRFLKRCRKGSFLPNSRPTSEEIREAERTLTSIAQRRAYGQELQHLTEKRPLPVSSPLVNLFPFIDQHGLLRACGRLTASKTLQYDERHPIILPYDCRLSRLIVQFTDQITLHGGSQLIVRLIRSKYWIPKIKNLVKAVVNPCKICTIYKKRLQTQLMGDFPTDRVSFSRAFTYTGIDERVLRS, encoded by the exons ATGAATGCCTTCCTGAGCGAAAGGTATCGGACATTGGAAGCCATCGAAGATATGAAACCGACTCAGGCAGTTCCAAAAAGGCTTCAATCCTTCGAGACAAAGGTCAGCACCAAACAGAAAGGGTGTGACTTATGTTCTAAGGAGAACCATCCG CAACCTCCGAGACCCTCCAGCAGAAATGAATCGGCAAGCACCTCAGcggtgcaaacttttttcgcGTCCGGCACTTCAGCCGTCCTACTGAGCACAGCGATCATTGACGTGTGCCATTTGGGGACGAACTACCGAGCCCGAGCCTTAATCGACTCGGGATCCGAGGCGACGTTCATTTCAGAACGCCTGTTCAACCTCATCAAGTTGCCATTCCGCAACACCCAGACCCAAGTCTCCGGGTTAAATCATTCGGTCTCCGCGAAATCCTCGAAGCTGTGTCACTTCGGGATTCGCTCTCCTACTAAGCCAGGTCTACAGTTAGACACTGAAGCGTACCTCCTTCCGGAGCTCTCAGGCAAACTGCCCTCCTATCCTATCCCTCGGAATTCTTTGAAGGACCTGCCCGCACTCCACTGGGCAGATCCTACCttttttgagagctctcaaattGATGTACTGATCGGGGCTGACATTCTACCATCCATAATGATGGATGGCAcccgacaaaatatttgcggctcgctcctgggccaagaaactattttcgg CAAgttctgggaggtggaggatctaCCAGTAAAGATGGTAAAAGAGTCGGACTCCTATTGTGAAAGGAACTTcctccaaacaacaacaaaagacgcaAGCGGGAGGTACGTGGTGACGGTCCCGTTCCGGGACCCCGAGAATACCGGATCCGATTTAGGATATTCAAGGTCCATTGCGTTAGCTCAGTTTCTTAGAAacgaaaatcgtttaaaaagagactttcccttaaaagagcaatatGACAGCGTGATCCAGGAGTACCTGGATCTGG TTACCTTCGGGGTCAACTGCGCCCCCTTCCACGCCATTCGAGTCTTGCAACAGCTGGCAGAGGATATCCAAGTGCCATTTCCAAATGCCAGCCGCATCATCCAGCAGCACATGTACGTCGACGACGTTCTGGCAGGGGCGAATTCCGTAAACGAAGCCCGAAGTTCGATTCGAGAGTTGCAAGCAGCCCTAAGTGCCTCCGGGTTTCCGCTAAgaaagtggacctcgaacaacaaaagcgtccTTAAAGACGTCCCGGTCGAAAACCTCCTTCATAGCGAGTTCCTCGACATCGATGCCGAAAGCACGGCCAAGACGCTCGGTATTCGGTGGAGGGCAAGGTCCGACGAATTCTATTTCGTTCCCCCCGAAATAGTTGTGGAACCCTCCTATACAAAGCGAGAAGTTTTGTCCCAAATCGCTAGGTTGTTCGATCCTGCCGGGTGGCTCGCGCCGTTCATAATCcgttcaaaaatgttcatgcaggagatttggttGCAGAACTTAGGCTGGGACGATAAGCTTCCCACTGAAATGAGTCAGCGGTGGCAATCGATTTTAGAGGAGTATTCCGACCTCAACCAGATCCGCGTTCCGAGATGGATCTGGTACCAGCCTGAGGTAATCATAGAGCACCACGGTTTCCGTGACGCGTCTCAGAGAGCCTATGGAGCGGCTATATACATCAGTGTCGAGATGGGGCAAAAGATCCTGACTCGCCTGCTTACAGCCAAAACACGAGTGGCCCCGGTAAAAACCGTCTCACTTCCTCGGCTAGAGCTCTGTAGTGCCGTGCTGTTAACCGAAATGGTGACAGCAATCCTTCCGCACATGCCCTCCGCCAGTTCAGATATCCGCTGCTGGACAGATTCCACAATCGTCTTAGCCTGGCTACGAAAGCCTGCGTGCAACtggaccacatttgtggcCAACAGAGTTGCCAAGATCACGCAGGCGACGCCAGTCGACTGTTGGGCACACGTTCGCTCAGAACAAAACTCCGCCGATCTATCCAGTCGAGGCGTATCCCTACATGAATTGGCAGAAAACCATctctggtggcacggaccagAGTGGCTGCAAGGGCCACGAGAGCTATGGCCAGCACAAAGCGACACTCTTCCAGTGACAGAGCTAGAGCAGCGCGCGgtcaaagtgcattttgtcaAGGCCCCGTCCATCGACTTTCTCGAACGTTTCTCCAAATTGGACAAGTCCCTGCGAGTTCTGGTCTATGTTCAACGCTTCCTTAAACGCTGCCGCAAAGGTTCGTTCTTGCCCAATTCACGCCCTACAAGTGAAGAGATCCGAGAGGCAGAACGAACTCTGACCTCCATTGCGCAGCGCAGAGCATATGGCCAAGAGCTTCAGCATCTGACCGAGAAAAGGCCTCTTCCAGTGTCAAGTCCTTTGGTGAATTTGTTCCCGTTCATTGACCAACACGGCCTTTtaagggcgtgcggccgtctCACTGCCTCCAAAACCCTGCAATATGATGAACGTCATCCGATTATTCTCCCCTATGACTGTAGACTGTCGCGCCTCATCGTCCAATTTACTGACCAGATTACCCTTCATGGCGGTAGTCAATTGATCGTACGCCTGATCCGATCGAAGTATTGGAttcctaaaatcaagaatctGGTGAAGGCTGTGGTCAATCCGTGTAAGATTTGCACGATTTACAAGAAGAGACTCCAAACACAGCTGATGGGCGATTTCCCGACAGATAGAGTCTCCTTCTCGAGAGCGTTCACCTACACGGGTATCGACGAGAGAGTCCTCCGTTCCTAG
- the LOC120457262 gene encoding uncharacterized protein LOC120457262: MAPRPRATQSLESSRTRGIKSYRCRVCSGIHPLRKCKRFHKLSAEKRLRAVLINKYCLNCLAHQHSGGDCRSQEGCKKCGGDHHTLLHMHEVLPAPTPAALPAPTRRERHPAAPRPVRISRTPPPAPVANNRPRPKVFVASPSVATGQQKAVPILPTAIVVLDTGSKTFETGAMIDPCMPVSSIDRSLAAAFRLPITRLGDDEVCSVSLRSRTSTLRLNVVLKIDPSLRIRTLIRALSDAARAKFDGVRLANESFHRPATISLVLGSDVYANVYIGYTSNTIYL, encoded by the coding sequence atggctcctcgtcctcgtgccACCCAGTCGTTGGAGAGCAGTCGTACTCGAGGTATTAAATCCTACCGCTGCCGAGTCTGCTCTggaatccatcctcttcggaagtgcaagaggttccacaaactgagcgctgaaaagcgccttcgggcagtacttattaataagtactgCTTGAACTGCCTCGCCCATCAGCACTCAGGAGGAGACTGCCGCAGCCAAGAGGGATGCAAGAAGTGTGGAGGAGACCACCACACTCtactccacatgcacgaggtCCTCCCCGCTCCGACCCCGGCAGCGCTACCAGCTCCGACGCGCAGAGAGCGTCATCCCGCTGCACCTCGTCCGGTCCGGATTTCCCGCACTCCGCCACCAGCCCCAGTCGCCAACAATCGCCCGCGTCCGAAGGTCTTCGTCGCGTCTCCGTCGGTGGCAACGGGGCAGCAGAAGGCTGTCCCCATCCTGCCTACAGCCATCGTCGTGCTGGACACGGGctcgaagaccttcgagaccggGGCCATGATCGACCCATGCATGCCGGTGAGCAGCATCGACCGGTCGTTGGCGGCTGCGTTCCGGCTGCCCATCACCCGGCTGGGAGACGACGAGGTCTGCTCGGTGTCACTCCGGTCGCGAACAAGCACCTTACGACTCAACGTCGTCCTGAAGATCGACCCCAGCCTAAGGATCCGGACACTCATCCGAGCTCTGAGCGACGCCGCAAGAGCCAAGTTTGACGGTGTTCGTCTCGCGAACGAGAGCTTCCACCGGCCGGCCACCATCTCCCTCGTGTTGGGATCAGATGTATATGCCAATGTATATATTGGCTATACTTCTAATACTATTTACTTATAA